In the genome of Equus asinus isolate D_3611 breed Donkey chromosome 9, EquAss-T2T_v2, whole genome shotgun sequence, one region contains:
- the LOC106841152 gene encoding LOW QUALITY PROTEIN: dnaJ homolog subfamily B member 6-like (The sequence of the model RefSeq protein was modified relative to this genomic sequence to represent the inferred CDS: inserted 1 base in 1 codon) translates to NTVECCEVLGVQTHASAEDIKKAYRKLALKWHPDKNPENKEEAERKFKQVAEASEVLSDAEKRDIYDKYGKEGLNGGGGGGSRFDSPFELSFTFCNPDDVFREFFGGRDPFSFNFFEDPFEDFFGSRRGPCGSRNRGTGSFFSAFSGFPSFGGGFPSFDAGFTSFGSLGRGGLTSFSSTAFGGSGMGNFKSISTSTKIVNGRKITTKRIVENGQDRVEVEEDGXKSLTINGKEQLLRLDNKQFNACM, encoded by the exons AACACGGTGGAGTGCTGTGAAGTTCTAGGCGTGCAGACACATGCCTCAGCCGAGGATATTAAAAAGGCATATCGGAAACTGGCACTGAAGTGGCATCCAGATAAAAATCCTGAGAATaaagaagaagcagagagaaaatttaAACAAGTAGCTGAGGCGTCTGAGGTGTTATCAGATGCTGAAAAACGGGACATCTATGACAAGTACGGCAAAGAAGGATTAAacggtggaggtggaggtggaagtCGCTTTGACAGTCCGTTTGAGCTTAGCTTCACATTCTGTAACCCAGATGACGTCTTCAGGGAATTTTTTGGTGGAAGGGACCCGTTTTCATTCAACTTCTTTGAAGACCCATTTGAAGACTTTTTTGGTAGTCGAAGGGGCCCCTGCGGAAGCAGAAACCGAGGCACAGGGTCGTTTTTCTCTGCCTTCAGTGGATTTCCATCTTTTGGAGGAGGATTCCCTTCTTTTGATGCAGGATTTACTTCCTTCGGTTCACTGGGTCGTGGGGGCCTCACTTCGTTCTCTTCCACGGCATTTGGTGGTAGTGGGATGGGCAACTTCAAATCTATATCAACTTCTACTAAAATCGTTAATGGCAGAAAAATCACTACAAAGAGAATTGTCGAGAATGGTCAAGACAGAGtagaagttgaagaagatg CAAAGTCTCTAACGATAAATGGTAAGGAGCAGCTGCTGCGCTTGGATAACAAGCAGTTCAACGCATGCATGTAA